A window of the Lactuca sativa cultivar Salinas chromosome 5, Lsat_Salinas_v11, whole genome shotgun sequence genome harbors these coding sequences:
- the LOC111890419 gene encoding putative pectinesterase 11 — MGFVTYIVIVYPLILLLNVCSGSFSSMAVPSSTTDAILIVVDQSGQGDYTTIQKAIDAVSSNNSELIYISIKPGTYREKIAVPADKPFITLSGTDANNTIITWNDGGDIFDSPTVSVMASDFIARYLTIQNTFGTSGKGIALRVSADRAAFYGCRIISYQDTLLDDSGRHYYNNCYIEGAVDFICGNAASIFEGCHLHSVAKSFGVITAQHRNSPLENTGLTFVGCKITGLVGGTVLGRPWGPYSRVIFAQTFMSDTVSPQGWLDWDDPSKQRTVYYGEYMCYGPGADRSKRVGWSRELSRDECAPFVNKTMIGGRSWLRSTPIHFKKQLPHPIGLGVKQNGQY, encoded by the exons ATGGGCTTCGTCACGTATATAGTTATCGTTTATCCGTTGATTTTGCTTCTGAATGTTTGCTCCGGATCGTTTTCATCAATGGCGGTTCCCTCTTCTACTACGGATGCGATTTTGATAGTTGTAGATCAATCAGGACAAGGTGACTATACAACGATACAGAAAGCCATTGATGCGGTTTCTTCTAATAACTCCGAGCTTATTTACATTTCGATCAAACCAGGAACATACAG AGAGAAAATCGCTGTTCCTGCGGATAAACCCTTCATAACTTTGAGTGGTACGGATGCCAACAACACCATTATCACATGGAACGACGGTGGAGACATATTCGATTCTCCAACAGTATCTGTAATGGCTTCTGATTTCATTGCAAGATATCTCACAATTCAA AACACATTTGGGACTAGCGGGAAAGGTATTGCATTGAGGGTATCAGCAGATCGAGCTGCATTTTATGGGTGCCGAATCATCTCTTACCAAGACACTTTGCTTGATGATTCTGGTAGACATTACTACAACAATTGCTACATCGAAGGTGCTGTTGATTTCATTTGTGGAAATGCTGCTTCTATTTTTGAA GGTTGTCATTTACATTCGGTGGCTAAAAGTTTTGGAGTAATAACAGCTCAACATCGGAATTCACCTTTAGAGAATACAGGATTAACATTCGTGGGTTGTAAAATAACGGGTTTGGTTGGTGGCACGGTTCTCGGAAGGCCATGGGGTCCATATTCACGTGTCATATTTGCACAGACTTTTATGTCAGACACAGTATCACCTCAGGGATGGCTTGATTGGGATGATCCAAGCAAACAAAG AACGGTGTATTATGGAGAATACATGTGTTATGGTCCAGGGGCAGATAGATCAAAGAGGGTTGGATGGTCACGTGAGCTATCACGTGATGAGTGTGCACCTTTTGTGAATAAGACCATGATTGGGGGGAGAAGTTGGCTTAGATCTACACCAATCCACTTCAAGAAACAATTGCCTCATCCCATTGGTCTTGGTGTTAAACAAAATGGACAATACTAG
- the LOC111890516 gene encoding probable pinoresinol-lariciresinol reductase 3, with the protein MEQSAEAKKKNSSVLIVGVTGRLGFELANASLEASHPTYCLVRPTSFSDPEKSRKLQILTDSGAIIIEGSLQDEGSLIEAIKQVKVVICAVNSKQVLDQKPLISAIKNARCIERFIPSEFGLDPDKTHISDMDQGFYSRKAEIRRLVEAQGIPYTFISCNFFMSYLLPSLVQPGLKTPPRDKITIFGNGNVKGVFMKETDVAKFTISTMDDPRTLNKVLYLRPQGNMYSMNELAEFWEGKIGKKLEKIYVKEEDLLKKIKETPYPDNMEMVFIYAAFVKGFQTCFQVEECGGVEGSVLYPNLKYTTISEYLDSLL; encoded by the exons ATGGAACAATCAGCGGAAGCGAAGAAGAAAAACTCGTCTGTACTGATAGTAGGAGTAACCGGTAGATTAGGTTTTGAACTTGCAAACGCTAGCCTCGAAGCATCTCATCCTACATATTGCCTCGTCAGACCCACCAGCTTCTCCGACCCCGAAAAGTCCCGCAAGCTTCAAATTCTCACCGATTCCGGCGCCATTATCATCGAG GGTTCATTGCAAGATGAAGGAAGCCTTATCGAAGCGATTAAGCAAGTGAAAGTTGTGATATGCGCAGTTAACTCGAAACAGGTCCTTGATCAGAAGCCTCTCATTTCCGCCATTAAGAACGCTAGATGCATTGAG AGATTTATCCCTTCAGAATTCGGATTAGATCCAGATAAAACTCATATATCCGACATGGATCAAGGCTTTTATTCAAGAAAAGCAGAAATTCGACGACTTGTAGAAGCTCAAGGCATTCCATACAccttcatatcttgtaacttttTCATGAGTTACTTGCTTCCTTCTTTAGTTCAACCAGGCTTGAAAACTCCTCCTAGAGATAAAATCACCATATTTGGAAATGGAAATGTCAAAG GTGTGTTTATGAAAGAAACAGATGTTGCTAAATTCACAATTAGTACAATGGACGATCCACGTACTCTAAATAAGGTGTTATATTTGAGACCACAAGGGAATATGTACTCCATGAATGAACTTGCTGAGTTTTGGGAAGGGAAGATTGGGAAGAAGCTTGAAAAGATTTATGTAAAGGAAGAAGATCTTTTAAAAAAGATTAAag AAACTCCATATCCGGATAACATGGAAATGGTATTTATTTACGCGGCATTTGTGAAGGGGTTTCAGACATGTTTTCAAGTGGAGGAATGTGGAGGTGTGGAAGGGTCGGTGTTGTATCCTAATTTGAAGTACACTACCATAAGTGAGTATTTAGATAGCCTATTATGA